cccaaatggcatccatcctattccttatatagtgcagtaatttagtgcactatgaagggaatagggtgccagcagCCATGGTAGAAGAAGACAGTCCCAGCAGAGAGAGGTCCCTCCTGTCCTATGATGTAGCTCCACACTGTCTAGCTGCAGAAATGTCCTTGTTGTCCTCTGATCTACCTACCACAAATGGCCAAGTCtgtggacagatagagagatagatttaatacaaataaaatacatatGAATACATATAGCAAAAAAATGCAGCAGGAATAGGGATCATATGTTATTTACAATATAGGCCTGTTATTATGGTATCTTAGCCTACATACAGTGCCCTCAGAATGTATTCGCACCCCTGTTATTATGGTATCTTAGCCTACATACAGTGTCCTCAGAATGTATTCGCACCCCTGTTATTATGGTATCTTAGCCTACATACAGTGTCCTCAGAATGTATTCGCACCCCTTGATTTATTCAacagtttgttgtgttacagccctgAATtcgaaattgattaaatatatttttttctcactcatctacagacaataacccataatgatgaagtaaacacatgtttctagaaatgttagcaaatttattgataatgaaacacagaaatatccaatttacataagtattcacacccccccgagtcaatacatgttagaatcacctttggcagcgattacagctgtgagtctttctgggtaagactctaagagctgtgagtctttctgggtaagactaagagctgtgagtctttctgggtaagaccctaagagctgtgagtctttctggggaagactctaagagctgtgagtctttctgggtaagactctaagagctgtgagtctttctgggtaagactctaagagctgtgagtctttctgggtaagactctaagagctttccacacctggattgtgcaatattagcACAtaattcttttaaaaattcttcatgctctgtcaagttgttttgttgatcattgttagacagccattttcaagtctggccatagattttcaagtcgatttaagtcaaaactgtaactaagccactcaggaacatccaATGTTTTCTTggaaagcaactccagtgtagatttggccttgtgttttaggttattgtcctgctgaaaggtgaatatgTCTCCAAGTGTCCGTTGGAaaccagactgaaccaagttttcctgtgctgagctctattccgtttcttgttatcctaaaaaaactccctagtccttgccgatgacaagcgtacccataacatgatgcagccaccaccatgcttggaatatgatgagtggtattcagtgatgtgttgtggtagatttgccccaaacataacactttctgTTTAGGACATGAAGTTCATTTCTATGCCAGTTttattttgcagtattactttagtgccttattggaAACAGGCGGacgttttgaaatatttttattctctacaagtttccttcttttcactctgtcatttaggttagtattgtggagaaacTAAAATGGTGTTGATTCATCTTCAATTTTCtcctatcatagccattaaactctgtaactgttttaaagtcaccactgacctcatgctgaaatccctgagcggtttccttcctctccggcaactgagttaggaaggacacctgtatctttgtagtgactgggttgatactccatccaaagcctaattaataacttcaccatgctcaaagggatattcagcggatgtttattttacattttttgtaaCTCTCTAACAAtcagtgcccttctttgcaaagcattgaaaaacctccctgctctttgtgattgaatctgtgcttgaaaatTCACTACTCAATTGAGGGAGTTTACAGATaaatgtatgtgtggggtacagagatgaggtagtcattcaaaaatcatgttaaacactattattgcacacagagtgagtccatgcaacttattatgtgacttgttaagcaaatgtttactcatgaacttatttaggccataacaaagaggttgagtacttattgactcaagacatttcagctttaaattttttattcaattataaacatttctgaaaatataATTCCACAtttacattatggggtgttgtgtgtgtgggcaagtgacacaaaatctcattctaatccattttaaattcagtctgaaacacaacagaatgtggaaaaagtcaaggggtgtgaatacttactgaAGGCCTTGTATTCAGTTACACCGTAGACTCATAAATGGTCTGACTCTCACCACACCGTTTCACAGTAATATCAAAAGGCAATGGATGCAACACTTTACATTGCACATTTTTCTACATGCAGAGGAATTAGTctgaataagagcatctgctaaattaccaaaatgtgaacgtaaaaatgtaaatgtgtgtctTTCATACCCAAGTTTACAGGGTCAAGTTTACAGGGTCAAGTTTACAGGGTCAAGTTTTAAATAAAATAACGCTTCCTACCAGGTTGACAGGGTGTACAAAGCCGCTCTCGTAGTGGTTGTCTTGTAGTACCTGTCGGAGGTGTGATATATAGCTAGATGCTAGTCGCAGCGTGTCCAGTTTGGACAGTTTGGTATCGGCCGGTACCCACGGCAGGCTTGTCTTCAGTCTGGAAAACGCTTTGCTCAGCACCCTCATCCTCGCCCTCTCTCTGGCGTTTGCAGCGTTCCTTTGTATCTGCCGCCCTTTCACAACTTGTTTCCCTCCAGCAGCAGTGATGCGTGTTCGCTTGGTCTTGACTTCGTAACCTCCGTCGTTACCGAACTCGTCATCTGAGTACTCGGTGGAGGCGTAGTGGTTCTGTGCAATGTTCCGTTTGGTTTTACTGCTTTCGAACGGAGCGTCTGTCCGTTTGTGACGTGTCTCAATGTCCTCGCCATCGCTTACTGAGCCGGTGgacatgtctgtctgtttcaCCTGTGCCCTGTAGCAGGACAGAACAGTCACTGGAGAGTTACAGTTACCTGATTGAACTACCTCAACAATAGACTCTCTTACTTTGATGCTATGTCTGTTTTTAGGTGGTTTGGGAAATAGATGTTGCTCTTTTTCTGCTCCAGGAGTGTGAA
The sequence above is a segment of the Salvelinus namaycush isolate Seneca unplaced genomic scaffold, SaNama_1.0 Scaffold2335, whole genome shotgun sequence genome. Coding sequences within it:
- the LOC120038695 gene encoding musculin-like; this translates as MSTGSVSDGEDIETRHKRTDAPFESSKTKRNIAQNHYASTEYSDDEFGNDGGYEVKTKRTRITAAGGKQVVKGRQIQRNAANARERARMRVLSKAFSRLKTSLPWVPADTKLSKLDTLRLASSYISHLRQVLQDNHYESGFVHPVNLTWPFV